One genomic region from Elusimicrobiaceae bacterium encodes:
- a CDS encoding glutamine synthetase family protein, protein MPEPRRNEPVVLKKFLEIPYDELEAMNLEAAENAEKLPAAVLEKKYRAYLTNEKRLKAVTLCFSDIEGRFHMLDYDKQFFLRADDNLTFDGSSIRGFSAQKESDLRLGIDWGSIFWLPSDVFGPGKVILFATVLNRDKTHYESDFRARLAELARQLEKSRGITANVAAEVEGFLVNGVNAEQTYRKETGFALISTGGYFHSLPLDRLKRFIDTAAEAQRAMGFKNEKDHPEVAPSQFELNFSYAPVVRACDMIQLYKLLCRQVAASMGLTATFLPKPIAGVNGSGMHLNLSLVKNGKNIFHGKNGEDGLSTLAWDVISRILNHAQELSLILNASVNSYRRLDPHFEAPNQIKVSSVDRGAMIRIPAGNENSARIEIRSVGPDANPYLALYALLRTALDGKPLTKDEKKRDRVRYLPGNIYDAIRIFRASEFVKNIMGAAPHEKYAAFKLMAADRSPKELGAIVKSSEVLFHHEVTDQMLWHKF, encoded by the coding sequence ATGCCCGAACCGCGCCGAAACGAACCCGTAGTGCTTAAAAAATTCCTGGAAATACCGTATGACGAGCTGGAAGCCATGAACCTTGAAGCAGCCGAAAACGCGGAAAAACTCCCGGCAGCCGTGCTGGAAAAAAAATACCGCGCCTATCTGACAAACGAAAAACGGCTGAAGGCGGTAACGCTCTGCTTTTCAGACATTGAAGGCCGGTTTCATATGCTTGATTATGACAAGCAGTTTTTCCTGCGGGCAGACGACAACCTCACTTTTGACGGCTCGTCCATCAGGGGGTTTTCGGCCCAGAAAGAATCGGACCTGAGGCTCGGAATTGACTGGGGAAGCATCTTCTGGCTCCCGTCCGACGTGTTCGGCCCGGGCAAGGTGATTCTGTTCGCCACCGTCTTAAACCGCGACAAAACGCATTATGAGTCGGATTTCAGGGCGCGGCTGGCCGAGCTCGCGCGGCAGCTTGAAAAATCGCGCGGCATCACCGCCAACGTGGCCGCCGAAGTGGAGGGGTTTCTGGTCAACGGAGTGAACGCCGAGCAGACTTACAGGAAAGAAACCGGATTCGCTCTGATTTCAACCGGCGGCTATTTCCATTCGCTGCCGCTCGACCGCCTGAAAAGATTTATTGACACTGCCGCCGAGGCCCAGCGCGCCATGGGGTTTAAAAACGAAAAGGATCACCCGGAAGTGGCGCCTTCGCAGTTCGAGCTTAATTTCTCCTATGCGCCGGTGGTGCGCGCCTGCGACATGATACAGCTGTACAAACTGCTTTGCCGGCAGGTGGCCGCCAGCATGGGCTTGACCGCCACGTTTCTGCCGAAACCGATCGCCGGCGTCAACGGAAGCGGAATGCATCTGAACCTTTCGCTGGTGAAAAACGGAAAAAATATTTTCCACGGCAAAAACGGCGAGGACGGCCTGTCCACCCTGGCGTGGGACGTGATTTCCAGAATACTAAACCACGCGCAGGAACTATCGCTTATTCTGAACGCGAGCGTAAACTCCTACCGCAGGCTCGACCCGCATTTCGAGGCGCCGAACCAGATAAAAGTGTCGTCGGTTGACCGGGGCGCGATGATCCGCATCCCGGCCGGCAACGAAAATTCCGCCCGCATAGAAATCCGCTCCGTCGGGCCGGACGCCAACCCTTACCTTGCGCTGTACGCGCTGCTGCGCACCGCGCTTGACGGAAAACCGCTGACCAAAGATGAAAAGAAACGCGACCGGGTACGCTACCTGCCCGGCAACATTTACGACGCGATCCGCATTTTCCGAGCCAGCGAGTTTGTCAAAAACATAATGGGCGCGGCGCCGCATGAAAAATACGCGGCATTCAAGCTGATGGCCGCGGACCGCAGCCCGAAAGAGCTGGGCGCTATCGTTAAATCGTCGGAAGTGCTGTTCCACCACGAGGTGACCGACCAGATGCTCTGGCACAAGTTCTGA
- the surE gene encoding 5'/3'-nucleotidase SurE — MRILITNDDGAYSDGIRILRKHLSRHAGALIVAPATQQSGGGHSITLFHPLRVKTLHENGETIGYMVSGSPADCVKIGICEFMKDGAPDVVVSGINPGGNLGTNLFYSGTVSGAMEALLMGYPAIAVSFDREEDPDYEYGAQLTERLLLELEKLGFPKCLLNVNIPSVPIERIKGIKVTRQGFMRYTENFNKRVDPRGSTYYWLEGERVHIEDELDGDSAAVSQGYISVTPLFYDLTDNKHIKTAQTVVENLQKTPIR, encoded by the coding sequence ATGAGAATACTTATAACGAACGACGACGGCGCCTACTCCGACGGCATCCGAATACTGCGCAAGCACCTTTCACGTCACGCCGGGGCGCTTATTGTCGCGCCGGCAACACAGCAAAGCGGCGGAGGGCACAGCATTACGCTGTTTCACCCCCTGCGCGTAAAAACCCTTCACGAAAACGGCGAAACCATAGGTTATATGGTAAGCGGCTCGCCGGCGGACTGCGTGAAAATAGGCATCTGCGAATTCATGAAAGACGGCGCGCCCGACGTGGTGGTTTCCGGCATCAACCCCGGCGGCAACCTGGGCACCAACCTGTTTTATTCCGGCACCGTTTCCGGCGCGATGGAAGCGCTGCTGATGGGATATCCGGCGATAGCCGTTTCTTTCGACCGGGAGGAAGACCCCGATTACGAGTACGGCGCGCAGCTCACCGAACGCCTGCTGCTGGAGCTGGAAAAACTCGGGTTCCCCAAATGCCTGCTGAACGTGAACATTCCCTCCGTGCCGATCGAGCGGATAAAGGGCATAAAAGTCACACGGCAGGGCTTTATGCGCTATACCGAAAATTTCAACAAACGCGTTGATCCGCGGGGCAGCACCTATTACTGGCTGGAAGGCGAGCGCGTGCATATCGAAGACGAACTGGACGGCGACTCCGCCGCCGTCAGCCAGGGCTACATCTCGGTAACGCCGCTTTTTTACGACCTGACCGACAACAAGCATATCAAAACAGCGCAGACCGTTGTGGAAAACCTGCAGAAAACGCCCATTCGCTAG